The genomic stretch GAGGATGTTGAGATCCATATGGTTGCGCATGAAACGCTCGGAGGCGTCCTTCATCGGCTGATGGTCCCAGGGGTGATAGTCGCCCTGCCGCAGCGCCTCATAGACGATGTGGCGGCGCGCCTGGCTTTCCCGGATCTCGGCGTCATAGGCCGCCATGTCCCAGTATTCGCGCACCTTCGCCGCGAAACCGGCCGCCGTCTCGGCATGGGCGGGATCATCGGCCAGATTGGTCAATTCGTGCGGATCGGCCTCAAGGTCGAAGAGCTGCGGCGGATCCAGCTCGCAGTGATTATATTTGAACCGGCCCTCGCGGATCGAAACCAGCGGCGCTTCCGACGCCTCGGCCGCATATTCCATACGCACCGGCATTTTTCGCGTCTGCCCGGCGGCCACCGGGACAAGGCTTTCTCCGTCGGTCCATGGGGCGACGCTTGCCATGTCGACACCGGCGAGATCGGCGAGCGTCGCGGCGATATCAACGGTCGAGGCCGGCGTCCTGACGAGACCCGGTTCCATGCCCGGGGCGGAAATCATCAACGGCACACGCGACGAACCCTCGTAAAAGCTCATCTTGAACCAGAGGCCCCGTTCGCCCAGCATGTCGCCATGGTCGGAGAGAAAGACGATCACGGTGTCCTCGGCAAGCCCGACGCCGTCCAGCGCCTCGAGGATCTCGCCGATCTTGTCGTCGATATAGGAAACATTGGCGAAATAGGCGCGGCGCGCCCTGCGGATGTCCTCCTTGGAAATGTCGAAACTGCGAAAATCATTGGCATCGAAAATCCGCTTCGAATGGCCGTCCTGCGCTTCGTAGTCGATCGCGCCGACTTCGGGTTCCAGATGCTCGCAGTCTTCGTAAAGGTCCCAGTATTTCTTCCGGGCCACATAGGGATCGTGCGGATGGGTGAAGGAGACGGTCAGCATGAAGGGCCGGTCATCCTTGCGGCGACCGAGATCATAGACCTTGCGCACCGCCTCATAGGCGACCTCGTCATCATATTCGAGCTGGTTGGTGATCTCGCCCACGCCCGCGCCGGTGACCGAGCCCATATTGTGATACCACCAGTCGATCCGCTCGCCGGGCTTGCCGTAATCCGGCGTCCAGCCGTAATCGGCCGGGTAGACATCGGTTGTCAGCCGCTCCTCGAAGCCGTGAAGCTGGTCGGGACCGACGAAATGCATCTTTCCGGCAAGCGATGTCTGGTAGCCGGCACGGCGCAGGTGATGGGCATAGGTCGGGATGTCGGGCGAGAATTCCGCCGCATTGTCATAGACGCGGGTGCGGCGCGGCAACTGCCCGCTCATGAAGGAGGCGCGCGCCGGCGCGCAGAGCGGAGAGCCGGTATAGGCGTTCTGAAACCGCGTCGAACGCGCGGCAAGCTTCTTCAGATTCGGCGTGTGCAGGAAGTCGGCAGGGCCATCGGGGAACAGGGTTCCGGCGAGCTGATCGACCATCAGAACGAGAATGTTCGGCCGCGCGGTCATTTGGACATCTCCTTGGCAAGCGTGAGTTCGAGATATTCCCTGGTCATTTCGATAGCGCCCCTGCGCGTGGTGCTGAAATCCTTCAGCGCCGCGCGCAGATAAAACCCGTCGATCATGGAGCCGAGGCCGGCGGCAATGCGGTTCGCCGCCGCGCGGCCGACGCGCAGTCTGAGCGCGAAGACGAGATTGGAACGCAGACGCGCCTCATAGATCGACAGAAGCCGGCTGGCATCGCCCTTGCGCTGGGCCTGCACATAGAAGGCAAGCCAGGCGGCAACGACGGCGGGGTCGAACTGGTCGGGACCGAAACTCGCCTCGATGATGGCGACAAGCCTCTCCTCCGGCGTATGGGCGCTTTTGTAGCGGGCCTTGACCGAGGCCCCGAACTCATCAAGGATGCGCCGCATGGCCGCGAACAATATCTTGTCCTTGGAGCCGAAATAATGATGCGCGAGCGCAGGCGAGACGCCCGCCCGCTTCGCGATCTTCGCGACCGTGACCTCGACCATGCCGACTTCGCCGACTTCCTCGATCGCGGCCCTGACAAGGGCATCGCGTCGGATCGTTTCCATTCCGGTTTTCGGCATCGGCTCAACCCGCTGAAAAAATGCTCAGAGACGTTTGGTGGCGAAGAAATATGCAACTTTGCCTGCTTCGCCGTTTACAGGAATTAACATATGTTATATTGATTGACTGATCAATCAAAGAAGCCAACAGTTTTTCGCCGCGCCGGCCAAGGCGCTATGGCAATCTTGCAACGGACCCGAAAGGAACGCTGACATGTCTGATAACTTCCGAATGATCCTCGCCGCTCTTGCCGCCGCGACAACCCTTTCCGCCGGCGCCGCATCAGCCCAGGAAACGGCCTGCGACAGCGTAAGCTTCTCCGATGTCGGCTGGACGGACATCACCACCACGACCGCGACGGCGAAGCACCTGCTCGAAGGTCTTGGCTACAAGGTCGACGTCAAGGTCCTGTCCGTTCCGGTCACCTTCGCCTCGCTGAAGAGCGACGATGTCGACGTGTTCCTCGGCAACTGGATGCCGGCCCAGACCAGCGCCATTACCCCCTATATCGACGAGGGCGAGATCGACGTCGTCGCCACCAATCTGGAAGGCACCAAATACACGCTCGCCGTGCCGACCTACACCTACGACAAGGGCCTGACGACCTATGCCGACATCGCCAAGTTCGGCGACGAGCTCGACCACAAGATCTACGGCATCGAGCCGGGCAATGAGGGCAATGCCTATCTCGTCTCTCTGATCGACGAGAACAAGTTCGGCCTGAAGGATTTCGAGGTTGTCGAAAGCTCCGAGCAGGGCATGCTCGCCATGGTCGGCCGCAAGTACCGCCAGGAACAGCCGATCGTCTTCCTCGGCTGGGAGCCGCATCCGATGAACGCCACCTACTCGCTGAAATACCTGACCGGCGGCGAGGATTTCTTCGGCGGCGAAGGCATTGTCCGCACCGTGACGCGCAAGGGCTTCGCCGAGGAATGCCCAAATGTCGGTAAGCTTCTGGAAAACCTGAAATTCTCGCTGGCAATGGAAAACGAGATCATGGGCAAGATCCTCAATGACGGCGAGAACGAGGGCGACGCCACGGCCGACTGGCTCAAGGCCAATCCGGATGTCCTCGACGCCTGGCTGGACGGCGTGACGACAACCGCCGGCGAGCCGGGTCTGCCGGCTGTCAAGGCCTCGCTCGGCCTCTAAGGCATAAAGGGCCCGGAACGGCGACAGGCTTTTCCGGGCCTTTCCTTATCATCTTCATCAATGATGCGATCCGTCGCCCGGCAAAGGCGGCGGTGCGGCCATGGTCAAGACCGTGGCCATTGGGGGACAAAAAAGGAGCAACCTCTTGCACTGGCTGACAGACTACAAGATCCCGCTCGGGCGCTTCGCCCAGGACATCTTCGACTGGCTGCAGATCCATGGCGGCTGGTTTTTCGATGGCCTCGCCGACATCATGGGCTGGCTCATCGACCGGCTTCTGTGGCTCTTGCAGGCGCCCGGGCCGATCGTCGTCGCCATTGTCGTCACCGCCTTTGCCTATTGGCTGCAGCGCAACTGGAAGGTTTCGCTGTTTGTCTTCCTCGGCTTCCTGTTCATCATCAACCAGGGCTACTGGGAGGAGACCACGGAAAGCCTTGCGCTGGTCATCTCCTCCTGCATCATCTGCATGGCGATCGGCGTGCCGATCGGCATCTTCACCGCCCACCGGCCTCGTTTTTATCAGGTGCTGCAACCCGTTCTCGACCTGATGCAGACGCTGCCGCCCTTCGTCTATCTCATTCCGGCGATCATCTTTTTCGGCATCGGCATGGTGCCTGGCCTGCTGGCGACCGTCATCTTCGTCATCCCCGCCTCCATCCGGCTGACCCATCTTGGCGTCTCCTCGGTTCCGAAGCCGCTGCTTGAGGCGGCGGACGCCTTCGGCGGCACG from Martelella sp. AD-3 encodes the following:
- the betC gene encoding choline-sulfatase is translated as MTARPNILVLMVDQLAGTLFPDGPADFLHTPNLKKLAARSTRFQNAYTGSPLCAPARASFMSGQLPRRTRVYDNAAEFSPDIPTYAHHLRRAGYQTSLAGKMHFVGPDQLHGFEERLTTDVYPADYGWTPDYGKPGERIDWWYHNMGSVTGAGVGEITNQLEYDDEVAYEAVRKVYDLGRRKDDRPFMLTVSFTHPHDPYVARKKYWDLYEDCEHLEPEVGAIDYEAQDGHSKRIFDANDFRSFDISKEDIRRARRAYFANVSYIDDKIGEILEALDGVGLAEDTVIVFLSDHGDMLGERGLWFKMSFYEGSSRVPLMISAPGMEPGLVRTPASTVDIAATLADLAGVDMASVAPWTDGESLVPVAAGQTRKMPVRMEYAAEASEAPLVSIREGRFKYNHCELDPPQLFDLEADPHELTNLADDPAHAETAAGFAAKVREYWDMAAYDAEIRESQARRHIVYEALRQGDYHPWDHQPMKDASERFMRNHMDLNILEASQRWPRGE
- the betI gene encoding transcriptional regulator BetI, which encodes MPKTGMETIRRDALVRAAIEEVGEVGMVEVTVAKIAKRAGVSPALAHHYFGSKDKILFAAMRRILDEFGASVKARYKSAHTPEERLVAIIEASFGPDQFDPAVVAAWLAFYVQAQRKGDASRLLSIYEARLRSNLVFALRLRVGRAAANRIAAGLGSMIDGFYLRAALKDFSTTRRGAIEMTREYLELTLAKEMSK
- the choX gene encoding choline ABC transporter substrate-binding protein, whose protein sequence is MSDNFRMILAALAAATTLSAGAASAQETACDSVSFSDVGWTDITTTTATAKHLLEGLGYKVDVKVLSVPVTFASLKSDDVDVFLGNWMPAQTSAITPYIDEGEIDVVATNLEGTKYTLAVPTYTYDKGLTTYADIAKFGDELDHKIYGIEPGNEGNAYLVSLIDENKFGLKDFEVVESSEQGMLAMVGRKYRQEQPIVFLGWEPHPMNATYSLKYLTGGEDFFGGEGIVRTVTRKGFAEECPNVGKLLENLKFSLAMENEIMGKILNDGENEGDATADWLKANPDVLDAWLDGVTTTAGEPGLPAVKASLGL
- the choW gene encoding choline ABC transporter permease subunit, with protein sequence MHWLTDYKIPLGRFAQDIFDWLQIHGGWFFDGLADIMGWLIDRLLWLLQAPGPIVVAIVVTAFAYWLQRNWKVSLFVFLGFLFIINQGYWEETTESLALVISSCIICMAIGVPIGIFTAHRPRFYQVLQPVLDLMQTLPPFVYLIPAIIFFGIGMVPGLLATVIFVIPASIRLTHLGVSSVPKPLLEAADAFGGTPWQKLTKVELHHALPQIMAGLNQTIMLSLSMVVVAALVGADGLGVPVVRALNQVNPALGFESGFVIVVVAIILDRVLKIGGRNNG